The nucleotide sequence TCGACCAGGAGACGATGCAGCCAAACTCAACACAGTCTCGATGCAGTTCTGATCGTTAAAACTCACAGATTCCGCACAACTTAAACAGTGATTTCACCAGTATTTGCAGTAGAACAGATCAGGAACCAGGAAAACTCATGAAACCTGACGAGGAAGTAGTGGTTTTGCTTGAAACTCAGAGAGGAATGGCTTATATTTCCATCTCGCTTCCATTAAGCAATGATTGCATATGGGGTTAACGCCCCGATATTTCATTGGGAAACGAAGGGCATGTAGCTCAGTTGGTAGAGCACAGGACTGAAAATCCTGGTGTCGGCGGTTCGATCCCGCCCGTGCCCACTTTTAACTCATTAAACCAGTTCGGGCGGGAATATCAGTTGATATTCCCGCCCGTTTGCGTTTCCAGGACTTCGATCTCTTTTGACCTGATCTCTCGGTCAGTCGATATCCGGAGACAATGCCAGCAGGTTGACTTTCCAACTCCGAGTCCCTGTTCGCCGATTAATTCAATCGCTCAGGGAACGTTGTCTGGAATCTCGTCACCATAATCCGGGTCATCGGGGACGATTTCAATAAAGTGAGTCAGCCGTGAAAGTGAAGCGGTCTGGCTCCTGAATCGACCTGGCCCGGGAATCAGCTTGTAGTCGATGACATTTCCAGTGTGATCAGTATCGGCGCTTGCATAGCCGTAATGATAACAATGCCGTTTCCAGCGGTTTAATTCCTGGCTGGTGAGTGCTGAATGGATCGACTGAATCACAATAACAACAATAAATGCAACGGTGGTGACTTTCATGAGAATTAACCCCTATTGCGTGCCCGCTGTGCACAACGTAACAACTTCAACTCATTGATTCCAGATGAATATTTTTTTAAGCACATTTTATTTTATCGTGCTATCCTCCTGATCAGTGGCTGTGTAAATAATTTATTGACTGCCAGACTGTGTCCTGTTTTACTGAAGCGTCTCCCGATCCATCTGAACTCTTTGGTTAAATATGATGCGATCTGGAGACGGTCGAGTACTCAAACGGAGTCTGATATTTCCAAGGGACGTTTACCAGGGGGATTGAAATGAGAGGTTTTATAACTGTTTTACTGCTATCAGGTTGCTCCATGGCAGGGGCAGCCGAGCAGCCGTCGATTGAAGTGTCGGCGATGAGTGAGATTCAGGTGGTTCCCGATGAAGTCATTCTGTATCTGGCAGCCCACACACGAGACAAGCATCTTTCCATTGCCAAACGGGATAACGATGAAGTCACGACTGCTGTCATGGAGGTATTTCCCCGTTATCAGATTCCAGACGAGGATATCAAAATCACTGACCTGGATCTCACCCCCGATTACGGTCAATTCAATTCCCGTTCAGAAACTCCGATCGCCTATGATTTTGTCCGATCCATGCGGATTCGTTTGACTAATTTCGATCATATTGAACCTTTGCTGTCCGATGTGATTCAGGCAGGTTTGAACGATGTGAAAAGAATCCATTTTCGGGTAAGTAATCAGCGAAAGTATCAGTTCGAAGCTCGAAAACTGGCGATGACCTATGCCCGTGAGAAAGCAGTGCATCTGACCGAATTAACAAATATGAAACTGGGCTCTCCCCTGAGAATTGAAGAAGGAATCGAATCAAACTGGGACGCAGGCGGGTTTGGCGGTACGATGGTGCGCATGGAATCGGACCGACCTCAGGGAGATCAACAGCAGATTCAACCGGAAAAAACGAAACTGATGCTGGTCGCCCTGCAGAAAGACAAAACAAAGGATGAAAAATCAGCACGGATTCTTGCCGCACCGGGCCAGATTACTATTTCTGCCCAAGTAACGGTCAAGTTCGCCATGACACCTGAGTAATTGAAACCGTACAAAACGATCGATACTGCATCGACTGATTGACAGGCTCTTAAGGTCTGGTACCATCGATTGTACATAACGTCTCATCAGTTCATTCTGAAAGTAGTGCCCTCCCCTGCTTTGTGAATTCGATTTTGTCAGAAAGGTTTCCCATGATCAGTACCGCCGAAATCAGCATGTATCCATTTCAGGAAAGCTACAAGGAACTGATCAAAGCCTTCATTGCCAAGTTGAGTTACTACCCGGATCTGCAGGTGACGCCGGGTCCGACTTCGACGGTGGTGGTGGGCGAGTACGAACAACTGATGACATGTCTGACGGAAATGTTCCGCTGGAGCCACGAGGAACATGGCAAAGCGGTATTCGTTGTTAAAATCATGCCTGGTTACGAACCCTCGTAATTGGTGGGGAAACAACAATGCGAGTCTACCCTCTGATACTTATATTACTGCTGATGGGGTGTACTTCGGACCGACTATCAATGGAGCCATCCGGTGACAAAATACCGGCTGATGCAGCGGCTGCTCTGAACGAAGCACCTGAGTGGGAACTCTTCTCGCTCAATCCCTGTATTGAAGAGGATCCGGATGACGCCAGCAGATTTCATGGCTGGAAAATACTGGGATCAACGCAGATTACCGATACGACAACCAGGCAGAAACTTATGCAGTCTCTGGAAGAGAGCGTCGCTGCCAATCCGGGGATCGTTGCCGCCTGTTTCTCACCACGTCATGGCCTGCGGGTCAAATATAAAGACCAGCAGCATGATTTTGTTATCTGTTTTGAATGCTATCACGCAATCTGGTACACAGACGACCAACGGAGAGAGGGCTTCAATCCCACCGACGCGCCAACTGACGCGTTCAACCATGTGTTGAAAACTGCGGAAGTGCCTTTGCCTGAACCACCCGCTATTTAAGCAGCGGTTCTATGAAGATCTAGGTTTTAAGATTTCCTGGAAGTCCGATGCACTGGCCTGTCTCCAATTTGGGGACTGCACATTTCTGTTACAATATTTCTAGAAGCAAGCGCTGGCGGAAAATTTCATGATGAATCTATCCGTCAAAAGCATAGATGCCGGTTGGGAGCACGTACTGAGTTAACATATACTTCCGGTGTCTTGTGGCGGATTGCCGAAAACACCGATTGAGACTGATGCAAAACAGGCGATTACCGCTTACGGTTCTCGCAGCAGCAGCCAGAGGATCATCGAGAACAGGCCGAGCAGCCCGAGTCCGATGTGCAGCGCCGGAACGCTGATCATACCAGTCAGTGAATTGCCGGTCACGAACGGCCAGAACGGATGCATGTCGTCATGCATCAGGCTGTCGAGAAAAACGTGCGAAACTCCCCCGATCAAACCCGCCAGCAGCGACTGATTGAGCAG is from Gimesia maris and encodes:
- a CDS encoding SIMPL domain-containing protein; this translates as MRGFITVLLLSGCSMAGAAEQPSIEVSAMSEIQVVPDEVILYLAAHTRDKHLSIAKRDNDEVTTAVMEVFPRYQIPDEDIKITDLDLTPDYGQFNSRSETPIAYDFVRSMRIRLTNFDHIEPLLSDVIQAGLNDVKRIHFRVSNQRKYQFEARKLAMTYAREKAVHLTELTNMKLGSPLRIEEGIESNWDAGGFGGTMVRMESDRPQGDQQQIQPEKTKLMLVALQKDKTKDEKSARILAAPGQITISAQVTVKFAMTPE
- a CDS encoding thiamine-binding protein, yielding MISTAEISMYPFQESYKELIKAFIAKLSYYPDLQVTPGPTSTVVVGEYEQLMTCLTEMFRWSHEEHGKAVFVVKIMPGYEPS